A stretch of the Tannerella serpentiformis genome encodes the following:
- a CDS encoding lysylphosphatidylglycerol synthase transmembrane domain-containing protein produces the protein MDVRKIVNQTVKIVLPLLLGGLLFWYLYREQDFGAMMDVIRGGVRYDILLFSLLFGLAANVTRGFRWGLLIDSLGRRVRRRNVVFAVLGNYAVNMALPRVGEIWRCGVTAKYERVPFTKLLGTLFVDRIMDTLMVGLLTLSLGVFNIGFFRHFFAENPPTLVATLITLVRSPWTYVGLVGAVVLAWFVFVRMKHLPLVRKLTEMLLNVWEGVRSLWTIEHKGRFLLQTLAIWVGYFLYFYTTFYAFEFTAPLGIRIGLIAFAMSSLGVAVPVQGGIGVWHFMVISTLVAFGVDRTDAAAFALVVFTVQTVWVVLCGLFGIFALPLLNKDEEGKDEAKNELIQAGA, from the coding sequence ATGGACGTAAGAAAGATCGTCAATCAGACCGTTAAGATCGTGTTGCCCCTGTTGCTGGGCGGGCTTCTCTTCTGGTATCTCTATCGCGAACAAGATTTCGGCGCCATGATGGACGTGATCCGTGGCGGCGTGCGCTACGATATCCTCCTCTTCTCACTGCTCTTCGGCTTAGCCGCCAACGTGACGCGTGGCTTCCGCTGGGGGCTGCTTATCGACTCGCTCGGCCGACGTGTTCGTCGGCGCAACGTCGTCTTTGCTGTCCTCGGCAACTACGCCGTCAATATGGCCCTGCCGCGCGTGGGCGAGATCTGGCGCTGCGGTGTGACGGCCAAATACGAGCGTGTGCCTTTCACCAAGCTCTTAGGCACGCTCTTCGTAGATCGCATCATGGATACGCTCATGGTGGGCCTGCTCACGCTCAGCCTCGGTGTCTTCAACATCGGCTTCTTCCGCCACTTCTTCGCTGAGAATCCCCCGACGCTGGTTGCGACGCTGATCACCCTCGTCCGCTCCCCGTGGACGTACGTCGGGCTGGTCGGAGCCGTGGTGCTCGCATGGTTCGTCTTCGTGCGCATGAAGCATTTACCCCTTGTCCGCAAGCTGACCGAGATGCTGCTAAACGTCTGGGAAGGCGTGCGCAGCCTCTGGACGATCGAGCACAAGGGGCGCTTCCTGCTCCAGACACTGGCCATCTGGGTCGGCTACTTCCTCTACTTCTACACCACCTTCTACGCCTTCGAATTCACTGCGCCTTTGGGTATACGCATCGGACTGATCGCCTTTGCCATGAGCAGCCTCGGTGTGGCAGTGCCTGTGCAGGGGGGTATCGGTGTGTGGCACTTTATGGTCATCTCGACGCTTGTAGCTTTTGGCGTAGATCGCACCGATGCAGCCGCCTTTGCGTTGGTTGTCTTCACGGTGCAGACAGTCTGGGTCGTGCTCTGTGGCCTCTTCGGGATCTTCGCCCTGCCGCTGCTCAATAAGGACGAGGAGGGGAAAGACGAGGCGAAGAATGAGCTAATACAAGCTGGTGCGTGA
- a CDS encoding GH3 auxin-responsive promoter family protein encodes MLTTLLRPLFLRRARVIETYATEAHAIQRRQLGQLIRTARQTEWGHVHCFDRMPVESDAYEAFRRAVPVSAYEDLQPYIRRMIDGQRNVLWPGATRWFAQSSGTTDARSKYIPVTPDILRRAHYAGGFDTVALYLRNNPRSRFFDRKGLILGGSHSPSPLNARAHCGDLSAVLLQNLNPLVNLIRVPSRRIILMDEWEAKIRAIVRSTRKAHVGSLSGIPSWMLVLIEAVIRDAGAQTLLEVWPDLEVFFHGGVGFEPYRNRYARLIPSSDMRYMETYNASEGFFGLQSEPTDRSLLLMLDYGIFYECIPITALPTDGSPIPPDAVLPLEEVRTGENYALVITTAGGLWRYLIGDTIRFTSLRPYKFLITGRTKHFINAFGEELMVDNAERAIRQASEVTSATVRAYTAAPLYLLTDRAKGRHRWLIEFDTPPTSLDVFAASLDTALQALNSDYAAKRYKEISLQPPEIIPARPGLFFDWLRSHGKLGGQHKVPPLSNTSDLMDELLAMNRTKATVSPAFP; translated from the coding sequence ATGCTCACCACCCTCCTACGTCCTTTGTTTTTACGCCGTGCGCGCGTCATTGAGACTTACGCCACGGAGGCCCACGCCATCCAGCGCCGGCAACTCGGCCAATTGATTCGCACCGCCCGACAGACGGAATGGGGCCATGTGCACTGTTTCGACCGTATGCCCGTCGAGTCGGACGCTTACGAGGCCTTCCGACGGGCGGTCCCCGTCAGCGCCTACGAGGATTTGCAACCCTACATCCGACGCATGATCGACGGCCAGCGCAACGTGCTCTGGCCCGGAGCCACGCGATGGTTCGCACAGAGCAGCGGCACGACCGACGCACGCAGCAAATACATCCCCGTCACCCCAGACATCCTCCGCCGGGCACACTACGCCGGCGGATTTGACACCGTCGCCCTCTACCTCCGCAACAACCCCCGCTCCCGCTTTTTCGACAGAAAAGGACTCATCCTTGGCGGCAGCCATAGCCCTTCGCCCCTCAACGCCCGCGCACATTGCGGCGACCTCTCCGCCGTACTGCTCCAAAATCTCAACCCGCTCGTCAACCTGATTCGCGTACCCTCGCGCCGCATTATCCTCATGGACGAGTGGGAGGCCAAGATCCGCGCCATTGTTCGGAGCACGCGCAAGGCCCACGTGGGCAGCCTCTCCGGCATACCCTCCTGGATGCTCGTCCTGATCGAAGCCGTCATCCGTGACGCTGGCGCGCAGACCCTCCTCGAGGTCTGGCCTGACCTCGAAGTCTTCTTCCACGGCGGCGTCGGCTTCGAGCCTTACCGCAACCGTTACGCCCGCCTCATCCCCTCGTCCGACATGCGTTACATGGAGACCTACAACGCCTCCGAGGGCTTCTTCGGACTCCAGTCCGAGCCCACCGACCGCAGCCTCCTGCTCATGCTCGACTATGGCATCTTCTACGAGTGCATCCCCATCACCGCCCTGCCCACCGATGGCAGTCCCATCCCGCCGGATGCCGTCCTGCCGCTCGAAGAGGTGCGCACGGGCGAGAACTATGCCCTCGTCATCACCACCGCCGGCGGCCTCTGGCGCTACCTCATCGGCGACACCATCCGCTTCACCTCCCTCCGCCCGTATAAGTTTCTCATCACCGGTCGCACGAAGCATTTCATCAACGCATTCGGCGAAGAGCTCATGGTCGATAACGCCGAACGCGCCATCCGTCAGGCCTCGGAGGTCACCTCTGCCACCGTCCGCGCCTATACCGCCGCGCCGCTTTACCTCCTCACCGACCGCGCCAAGGGTCGCCACCGTTGGCTCATCGAGTTCGACACCCCGCCCACATCGCTCGACGTCTTTGCGGCCTCGCTCGACACCGCCCTCCAAGCCCTCAACTCCGACTACGCCGCCAAGCGCTACAAAGAGATCTCCCTCCAGCCGCCCGAGATCATCCCCGCCCGCCCGGGCCTCTTCTTCGACTGGCTCCGCAGCCACGGCAAGCTCGGCGGCCAACACAAAGTCCCCCCCTTGAGCAATACATCTGATTTAATGGATGAGCTGCTGGCGATGAATAGGACGAAAGCGACAGTGTCGCCAGCGTTCCCATAG
- the ispG gene encoding (E)-4-hydroxy-3-methylbut-2-enyl-diphosphate synthase produces the protein MKRRPTSVVAIGNTPLGGDYPVRIQSMANVSTMDTDASVVQAISMARAGAEYIRFTAQGIREARNLGVIRKRLNEQGCHTPLVADIHFNPKAADVAAEFVEKVRINPGNYVDGARTFRADYTDEDFAEGVRKIRERFVPFLRLCRAHGTAIRIGVNHGSLSDRIMSRFGDTPEGMTESCMEFLRLCREEQFDDVVISIKASNTVVMVRTVRLLVRTMDREGMHYPLHLGVTEAGNDEDGRIKSAVGIGALLTDGIGDTIRVSLSEPPEAEIPVARELIDHINRTRAEEYAPMPADYVGTETDYFRRTRMVADIGGGRQPVVLAEYADGDQPDETLRPDYLRHLPDGTFTSTKDKRRTVPAPHFVELTPDELTDSRLEALNTDESSVIILRSVHTDSVNETRAAILRLRAAACQAPVILRRDYHETDLDRLRIAASADLGVLLIDGIADGLLLTQGSHSTPDTDRLAFGILQATRRRMSRTEYISCPGCGRTLYDLHQTISRIKAATGHLKGVKIGIMGCIVNGPGEMADADYGYVGAGPGRVSLYRGKECVLRSIPESEAVDRLLELIASDRK, from the coding sequence TTGAAACGACGACCTACCTCGGTAGTCGCCATTGGTAACACCCCGCTGGGCGGGGATTACCCCGTACGCATCCAGTCTATGGCCAACGTATCGACCATGGACACGGATGCGTCCGTCGTTCAGGCGATCAGCATGGCACGCGCCGGCGCCGAATACATCCGCTTCACCGCCCAGGGCATACGCGAGGCCCGTAACCTCGGCGTTATCCGTAAACGATTGAACGAGCAGGGGTGCCACACGCCCCTCGTTGCCGACATCCACTTCAACCCGAAAGCCGCAGACGTGGCCGCCGAGTTCGTGGAAAAAGTGCGCATCAATCCGGGCAACTACGTCGATGGCGCGCGCACCTTCCGCGCCGACTACACCGACGAAGACTTCGCCGAGGGCGTCCGCAAGATCCGCGAGCGCTTCGTCCCCTTCCTCCGCCTCTGCCGCGCACATGGCACCGCCATCCGTATCGGCGTCAACCACGGCTCCCTCTCGGACCGCATCATGTCGCGCTTTGGCGACACGCCCGAGGGCATGACCGAATCCTGCATGGAATTCCTCCGCCTCTGCCGCGAGGAGCAGTTTGACGACGTCGTTATCTCCATCAAAGCCTCGAACACCGTCGTCATGGTGCGCACCGTCCGCCTGCTTGTCCGCACGATGGATCGCGAGGGCATGCACTATCCGCTTCACCTTGGCGTCACCGAGGCGGGCAACGACGAGGACGGACGTATCAAGAGTGCCGTCGGCATCGGCGCCCTACTCACGGACGGCATCGGCGACACCATCCGCGTCTCCCTCAGCGAGCCACCCGAGGCTGAGATCCCCGTAGCCCGTGAGCTCATCGACCATATCAACCGCACACGTGCAGAAGAATACGCGCCCATGCCCGCCGATTACGTGGGCACAGAGACGGACTACTTCCGCCGCACACGTATGGTGGCCGACATCGGCGGCGGTCGCCAGCCCGTCGTCCTCGCAGAGTATGCCGATGGCGATCAGCCCGACGAAACCCTCCGCCCGGACTACCTCCGCCACCTGCCTGACGGCACATTCACGTCCACAAAAGACAAACGTCGCACAGTCCCCGCGCCCCACTTCGTGGAGCTGACACCGGACGAGCTGACCGACTCTCGCCTCGAGGCCCTCAACACGGACGAATCCTCCGTGATCATCCTCCGCAGCGTGCACACGGACAGCGTCAACGAGACACGTGCCGCCATCCTGCGCCTCCGCGCCGCAGCGTGCCAAGCGCCCGTCATCCTACGCCGCGACTACCACGAGACGGATCTCGATCGCCTGCGCATCGCTGCCTCAGCCGACCTTGGCGTCCTGCTCATCGACGGCATCGCCGACGGCCTCCTCCTCACCCAGGGCAGCCACAGCACGCCCGACACCGATCGCCTAGCCTTCGGCATCCTCCAGGCCACACGCCGCCGTATGAGTCGCACGGAGTACATCTCCTGCCCCGGCTGCGGCCGCACGCTCTACGACCTGCACCAGACGATCTCGCGCATCAAAGCCGCCACGGGCCACCTCAAGGGCGTCAAGATTGGCATCATGGGCTGCATCGTCAATGGCCCCGGCGAGATGGCCGATGCCGATTACGGTTACGTGGGCGCAGGCCCCGGCCGCGTCAGCCTCTACCGCGGCAAGGAGTGCGTCCTACGCAGCATCCCAGAGTCCGAGGCCGTCGATCGCCTCCTCGAGCTCATCGCCTCGGATCGCAAGTAA
- a CDS encoding peptidase U32 family protein produces the protein MNKEYQRSDLEVMAPAGSYESLMAAIQGGADSVYFGVEGLNMRARSSNNFTTDDLRRIASTCADHGVKSYLTVNTVLYDADLDTMRRIIDASLEAGVSAIIAADVAAMSYAADIGQEVHLSTQLNIANVEALAFYARFADVAVLARELNLDQVSAIHRAIRERDIRGPKGEQIRLEMFCHGALCMAVSGKCYLSLHEMNASANRGACNQICRRSYTVRDRETNHELDVDNAYIMSPKDLKTIHFLNKLIDAGVRVFKIEGRARGPEYVRTVTECYAEAATACCDGTFDEARIAAWDERLSTVFNRGFWNGYYLGQRLGEWTHRYGSSATRRKEYVARGVKYFGGIGVAEFEMESGSLSVGDEVVITGPTTGAVFETIREIRVDLQPVQTTSKGERFSIRTAEKVRPSDRLYKMVPVSPA, from the coding sequence ATGAATAAGGAATATCAGCGAAGCGACCTGGAGGTGATGGCACCGGCCGGGTCGTACGAGTCGCTCATGGCCGCCATTCAGGGCGGAGCCGACTCGGTCTACTTTGGCGTCGAGGGGCTCAACATGCGCGCAAGATCGTCCAACAACTTCACCACGGACGACCTCCGACGCATCGCCTCCACCTGTGCCGACCACGGCGTGAAGAGTTACCTGACCGTCAACACCGTCCTCTACGACGCCGATCTGGACACCATGCGGCGCATCATCGACGCCTCGCTCGAGGCCGGCGTCTCGGCCATCATCGCTGCCGACGTGGCCGCCATGAGCTATGCCGCCGACATCGGTCAGGAGGTTCACCTCTCCACCCAGCTCAACATCGCCAACGTCGAAGCCCTGGCCTTCTACGCCCGCTTTGCCGACGTGGCCGTCCTGGCCCGCGAGCTCAATCTGGATCAAGTCAGCGCCATCCATCGGGCCATCCGCGAGCGTGACATCCGCGGGCCCAAGGGTGAACAGATACGCCTCGAGATGTTCTGCCACGGTGCCCTCTGCATGGCCGTCTCCGGCAAATGCTACCTCAGCCTGCACGAGATGAACGCCTCCGCCAACCGCGGCGCCTGCAACCAAATTTGCCGCCGCAGCTACACCGTCCGCGACCGCGAGACGAACCACGAGCTGGACGTCGATAACGCCTACATCATGTCGCCCAAAGACCTCAAGACGATCCATTTCCTCAACAAACTCATCGACGCCGGCGTGCGCGTCTTCAAGATCGAGGGCCGCGCGCGGGGGCCGGAATACGTGCGCACCGTCACGGAGTGCTACGCCGAGGCCGCCACGGCCTGCTGCGACGGCACCTTCGACGAGGCGCGCATTGCCGCCTGGGACGAGCGTCTCTCGACCGTCTTCAATCGTGGCTTCTGGAACGGCTACTACCTCGGCCAGCGCCTCGGCGAGTGGACCCACCGCTACGGCTCCAGTGCCACGCGCCGCAAGGAGTACGTGGCCCGCGGCGTGAAGTACTTCGGCGGCATCGGCGTGGCCGAGTTCGAGATGGAGAGCGGCTCGCTCAGCGTCGGAGACGAGGTCGTGATCACGGGCCCCACCACCGGCGCCGTCTTTGAGACCATCCGCGAGATTCGAGTCGACCTCCAGCCCGTGCAAACCACTTCGAAGGGCGAGCGATTCTCCATCCGCACCGCGGAAAAGGTTCGTCCCTCCGATCGACTCTATAAAATGGTCCCCGTTAGCCCTGCCTAA
- a CDS encoding type II toxin-antitoxin system YoeB family toxin: protein MRYIIDISDHADKIIRKWKKSNPQLFKKYQRIYHELADHPRTGTGHPEPLRGGNDITYSRRLSAHDRIIYDIHDETVTVLVIDVEGHYDDK, encoded by the coding sequence ATGAGATACATAATCGATATCTCAGACCATGCGGATAAGATTATTCGGAAGTGGAAGAAGTCTAATCCGCAGCTGTTCAAGAAGTATCAAAGGATATATCACGAGTTAGCTGATCATCCTCGTACAGGGACCGGCCACCCAGAGCCCCTTAGAGGCGGCAACGACATCACCTATTCGCGGCGCCTCTCAGCCCACGACCGCATCATCTACGACATCCACGACGAGACAGTCACCGTGCTCGTCATTGACGTCGAAGGCCATTACGACGACAAATAG
- a CDS encoding acyl-CoA thioesterase: MSTYRFELEMKVRDYECDLQGVVNNANYQHYMEHTRHEFLESLGENFGRLHDRGVDVFVSRVDIRYRHALRSGDRFRSCMNLRREGVKLIFLQDLYRLPDGVHVVSGRVETVAVEGGQLTRGEYFDQLLKD, translated from the coding sequence ATGAGTACATATCGATTTGAACTGGAGATGAAGGTGCGCGATTATGAATGCGACCTGCAAGGCGTGGTGAACAACGCCAACTATCAACATTATATGGAGCATACGCGCCATGAATTCTTAGAATCGCTGGGGGAGAACTTCGGCCGACTGCATGATCGCGGCGTGGATGTGTTTGTCTCGCGGGTAGACATCCGCTACCGCCATGCGCTGCGTAGTGGCGACCGCTTTCGGTCGTGCATGAACCTGCGGCGCGAGGGCGTGAAGCTGATCTTTCTGCAAGATCTCTATCGGCTGCCCGACGGTGTGCATGTCGTTTCGGGGCGTGTGGAGACTGTGGCCGTCGAGGGTGGACAGCTGACGCGCGGTGAGTATTTCGATCAGCTGCTTAAAGATTAA
- a CDS encoding M48 family metallopeptidase, which produces MKKMIFFMALAMTLTAAQAQIRIGGKSINLDKATQAVSKVAKAVTLSDADIYNLCHESVEWMDKHNEVAKDNSEYAKRLARLTKGFKEVNGMPLNFKVYLVTDINAFASGDGSVRVFSSLMDIMDDDELMGVIGHELGHVANTDVKDAMKQAYMTAGLIDAASAVSNTANRLSDTQLNKLTQAFLSAQFSQKQESAADEYGIKKCAELGFDPYGLANGLQKLADLSGGAKQSAVQKMFSSHPDDGKRVARAKALAEKYSKTQSKKK; this is translated from the coding sequence ATGAAAAAAATGATCTTCTTCATGGCCTTAGCCATGACCCTGACCGCCGCTCAAGCGCAAATCAGAATCGGCGGAAAGAGCATCAACCTCGACAAAGCCACTCAGGCCGTCAGCAAGGTGGCCAAGGCCGTCACACTGAGCGATGCCGACATCTACAACCTCTGCCACGAGTCGGTCGAGTGGATGGACAAACACAACGAAGTGGCCAAGGACAACTCAGAGTATGCCAAGCGCCTGGCCCGCCTCACGAAGGGCTTCAAGGAGGTGAACGGCATGCCGCTCAACTTCAAGGTCTATCTCGTGACAGACATCAACGCCTTCGCCTCGGGCGACGGCAGCGTCCGCGTCTTCAGCTCGCTGATGGACATCATGGACGACGACGAACTGATGGGCGTCATCGGCCATGAGCTCGGTCACGTAGCCAACACCGACGTCAAGGACGCCATGAAGCAGGCCTACATGACGGCCGGACTCATCGATGCCGCCAGCGCCGTCAGCAACACCGCCAACAGGCTCTCCGACACGCAGCTCAACAAGCTCACCCAAGCCTTCCTCAGCGCCCAGTTCTCGCAGAAGCAAGAATCGGCCGCGGACGAGTACGGCATCAAGAAATGCGCCGAGCTTGGCTTCGACCCCTACGGTCTGGCTAACGGACTGCAGAAGTTGGCCGACCTCTCCGGTGGCGCCAAGCAGTCGGCGGTGCAAAAGATGTTCTCCTCTCACCCGGACGATGGCAAACGTGTAGCCCGCGCCAAAGCTCTGGCCGAGAAGTACAGCAAAACGCAGTCAAAAAAGAAGTAA
- the purE gene encoding 5-(carboxyamino)imidazole ribonucleotide mutase, translating to MTPQVSIIMGSVSDLPVMNKAAQFLDEMEIPFEMNALSAHRTPEEVERFAKGAEGRGIRVIIAAAGMAAHLCGVIASMTTLPVVGVPIAASLDGIDALLAIVQMPPGIPVATVGINGAQNAAILAAQMLALSDEALARRLANYKEGLKKKIVKANEELASVQFKFKTN from the coding sequence ATGACCCCACAAGTCAGCATCATCATGGGCAGCGTCTCTGACCTGCCCGTGATGAATAAAGCCGCCCAATTCCTCGATGAGATGGAGATCCCGTTCGAAATGAACGCCCTCTCTGCCCATCGTACCCCGGAGGAAGTGGAGCGATTTGCCAAAGGCGCCGAAGGGCGTGGCATCCGTGTCATTATCGCCGCCGCTGGCATGGCCGCACACCTCTGCGGTGTCATCGCTTCCATGACCACCCTGCCCGTCGTCGGCGTGCCCATCGCCGCCTCACTCGACGGCATCGACGCCCTTCTGGCCATCGTGCAAATGCCTCCCGGCATCCCCGTAGCCACAGTCGGCATTAACGGCGCACAGAACGCTGCCATCCTGGCCGCTCAAATGCTCGCCCTCAGCGACGAGGCGCTGGCCCGTCGACTGGCCAACTATAAGGAGGGACTCAAAAAGAAAATCGTCAAGGCCAACGAAGAGTTGGCCAGCGTCCAATTCAAATTCAAGACAAATTGA
- a CDS encoding sulfatase-like hydrolase/transferase encodes MKTLLQILKERKLQLFFLLYVLMPVPVLSLLAQNLSLSAVAVGIGLSLLLLCVVFLLASFMTTRGLKIFYSLLLAVTIIPGTILIGYLFIGHVLLSGGTITSIFETNTDEASEFIAYLNPWLVTAVTLFVLTPIVMICRMKQPERFFRIRRHKYAFFALVFVALLFVTVRPVAQRIYFVDFYRVFAHYKIGRFREERALARRHTLPFEVRTQPDKTPRLVVLVIGESHARRHMSLYGYPRDTNPLLSARRGELSVYTDVVSPQVHTIPVLRAALTFADWDHPERLTTYPSLIELFNRAGFETYVISNQPLLDGSSSYDAFLKLADHTVDLSARKAPDGILLPPFEQALTAPSDRPKLIVLHLMGCHIGYKYRYPADFDFFTRLNDTLPNAQPDLTPEARTTVDEYDNSVRYNDYLLSTLIARIEREHTPAALIYFSDHGEEVNEFRPFNGHAYEKVTSYMCEVPFLVWLSPDFRRMRPDLRFDLTRPYSTVDLPYTMANLAALRFQGYDDTRSLLSPHFRPRPRRVGELPYETVLDMTRKAKERQRAPSFFGSLTRRLAE; translated from the coding sequence ATGAAGACCCTCTTGCAAATACTCAAGGAAAGGAAGTTGCAGCTCTTCTTCCTCCTCTACGTACTCATGCCTGTGCCTGTGCTGAGTCTATTGGCACAGAACCTCTCGCTCAGTGCCGTAGCCGTGGGCATTGGCCTCAGCTTGCTGCTGCTCTGCGTCGTCTTTTTGCTTGCCTCGTTTATGACCACCCGGGGGCTGAAGATCTTCTACTCCCTGCTGTTGGCCGTGACGATCATCCCCGGCACCATCCTCATTGGCTACCTCTTCATCGGCCATGTGCTCCTTTCGGGCGGCACCATCACGTCGATCTTCGAGACCAACACCGACGAGGCCTCGGAGTTTATCGCCTACCTCAATCCCTGGCTCGTGACGGCCGTCACGCTCTTCGTGCTCACGCCGATCGTGATGATCTGTCGCATGAAGCAGCCGGAGCGCTTCTTCCGCATCCGCCGCCACAAGTACGCCTTCTTCGCCTTGGTGTTCGTGGCCCTGCTCTTCGTCACCGTCCGGCCCGTGGCGCAACGGATCTACTTCGTGGACTTCTATCGTGTCTTTGCCCACTATAAGATCGGTCGCTTCCGTGAGGAGCGCGCCCTAGCCCGTCGGCATACGCTGCCGTTCGAGGTGCGTACGCAACCGGACAAGACGCCGCGGCTCGTGGTGCTCGTCATCGGTGAATCGCATGCCCGACGTCACATGTCGCTCTACGGTTATCCTCGCGACACGAACCCGTTGCTCTCCGCCCGACGCGGTGAGCTCTCGGTCTATACCGATGTAGTCTCGCCACAGGTGCACACCATCCCCGTGCTCCGCGCCGCGCTCACCTTCGCCGACTGGGACCACCCCGAACGCCTCACCACCTACCCCTCGCTCATCGAGCTCTTCAACCGTGCCGGATTCGAGACGTACGTCATCAGCAATCAGCCCCTGCTCGACGGCTCGTCCAGCTACGACGCCTTCCTGAAGCTGGCCGACCACACCGTCGACCTCTCCGCCCGCAAGGCCCCCGACGGCATCCTCCTGCCGCCCTTCGAGCAAGCCCTGACCGCCCCCAGCGATCGTCCGAAACTGATCGTGCTACACCTCATGGGCTGTCACATCGGGTATAAATACCGCTACCCCGCCGACTTCGACTTCTTCACGCGCCTCAACGACACGCTGCCCAACGCCCAGCCTGACCTCACACCCGAGGCCCGCACCACCGTCGACGAGTACGACAATTCCGTCCGCTACAACGACTACCTCCTCTCCACACTCATCGCCCGCATCGAGCGTGAGCACACACCCGCCGCCCTGATCTACTTCTCCGACCACGGCGAGGAGGTGAACGAGTTCCGCCCCTTCAACGGGCATGCGTACGAGAAGGTCACGTCCTACATGTGCGAGGTGCCCTTCCTCGTCTGGCTCTCGCCCGACTTTAGGCGTATGCGGCCCGACCTGCGATTCGACCTCACGCGCCCCTATTCCACCGTCGATCTGCCCTACACGATGGCCAATCTCGCCGCGCTCCGTTTCCAAGGCTATGACGACACACGCAGTCTGCTCTCTCCGCACTTCCGTCCCCGCCCGCGCCGAGTGGGTGAATTGCCCTACGAGACGGTGCTCGACATGACCCGTAAGGCTAAGGAGCGCCAGCGTGCCCCTTCCTTCTTCGGCTCCCTCACGCGCCGACTCGCGGAATGA
- the dprA gene encoding DNA-processing protein DprA codes for MDNERIALIALKRIYGVGDMSLRWLQKHFGSAEAALGATVPQLAEVEGVGREMAERIVAERDEALRRAEQEVRFATDHAIRIYTLADSDYPNRLRACLDAPPVIYYRGTADLNVARIVSIVGTRRCSDYGTNLATRIVEELAATDASIVIVSGLAYGIDVCAHRAALRTGLPTVGVLAHGLDRIYPATHRATAADMTLRGGLLTDYPSGTNPVPENFLRRNRLIAALADATVIIESPVRSGALSTAAYAQGYQRRVFACPGRVTDELSLGCLHLIAERRARLISSPADLCEMMGWAPSEKRVKATSSASAPSTSQRPSTAEPPLPDNAVTRVLRAKGPTQINDLARLTDLSVREVMAILFDLEMDGLVATLPGGMYKLVR; via the coding sequence ATGGACAACGAACGCATCGCTTTAATCGCACTGAAGAGAATCTATGGCGTGGGCGACATGTCCCTCCGCTGGCTGCAAAAGCATTTCGGTTCGGCTGAGGCTGCCCTCGGCGCCACGGTTCCGCAACTGGCCGAAGTGGAGGGCGTGGGACGTGAGATGGCCGAGCGCATCGTGGCCGAACGCGACGAGGCCCTGCGGCGTGCGGAGCAGGAAGTGCGCTTTGCCACGGATCATGCCATCCGTATCTATACCCTCGCAGACAGCGACTACCCCAACCGACTGCGTGCCTGCCTGGACGCACCGCCGGTGATTTATTATCGTGGCACGGCCGACCTCAACGTTGCGCGTATCGTCAGCATCGTGGGTACGCGTCGCTGCTCGGACTATGGCACCAACCTGGCCACCCGAATCGTTGAGGAGCTGGCGGCTACAGACGCCTCGATCGTCATCGTCAGCGGACTGGCCTATGGCATTGACGTCTGTGCCCATCGTGCCGCGCTCCGTACGGGGCTGCCCACGGTCGGGGTGTTGGCGCATGGGCTGGATCGGATCTATCCAGCGACTCACCGTGCCACAGCGGCAGACATGACCTTGCGCGGTGGCCTGCTGACGGACTATCCCTCGGGGACGAACCCCGTGCCCGAAAACTTCCTCAGGCGTAACCGACTGATTGCCGCCCTGGCCGATGCGACGGTCATCATCGAGTCGCCCGTCCGGAGCGGCGCCCTCTCGACGGCGGCTTATGCCCAAGGCTATCAGCGACGGGTCTTTGCCTGTCCGGGGCGTGTGACGGACGAACTTTCATTGGGCTGTCTGCACCTCATCGCCGAACGGCGTGCGCGGCTGATCTCCTCGCCGGCCGATCTCTGTGAGATGATGGGGTGGGCGCCGTCGGAGAAGCGCGTGAAAGCAACGAGTAGCGCCTCGGCTCCGTCCACCTCACAGCGTCCATCGACGGCCGAGCCTCCCCTGCCGGACAATGCCGTGACGCGTGTGCTCCGCGCCAAGGGGCCGACGCAGATCAACGACCTGGCACGCCTCACGGACCTCTCCGTGCGGGAGGTGATGGCCATCCTCTTCGATCTGGAGATGGACGGCCTCGTGGCCACCCTGCCCGGTGGGATGTATAAACTCGTCAGGTAG